In Halomonas alkalicola, the following proteins share a genomic window:
- the rplS gene encoding 50S ribosomal protein L19, with product MSSKNKVIQALETEQMSKEIPAFAPGDTVVVQVKVKEGTRERLQAFEGVVIGKRNRGLNSAFTVRKISHGVGVERTFQTYSPLVDSISVKRRGDVRQAKLYYLRERSGKSARIKEKLA from the coding sequence ATGAGCAGCAAGAACAAGGTGATCCAGGCGCTCGAAACCGAGCAGATGAGCAAGGAAATCCCGGCCTTCGCCCCCGGCGACACCGTCGTCGTCCAGGTCAAGGTCAAGGAAGGCACCCGTGAGCGTCTCCAGGCCTTCGAAGGCGTGGTGATCGGCAAGCGTAACCGCGGTCTCAACTCCGCCTTCACCGTGCGCAAGATCTCCCACGGCGTCGGCGTCGAGCGTACCTTCCAGACCTACAGCCCGCTGGTCGACTCCATCAGCGTCAAGCGTCGCGGCGACGTGCGCCAGGCCAAGCTGTACTACCTCCGCGAGCGCAGCGGCAAGTCTGCCCGCATCAAGGAAAAGCTGGCCTGA